A stretch of Natronococcus sp. CG52 DNA encodes these proteins:
- a CDS encoding uracil-xanthine permease family protein, translating to MTADESAAADEGSGREIEYDIDDRPPLDESVVLGIQHYLTMVGANIAVPLLLAGAMEMPSGITAQFVGTFFVVSGIATLAQTTFGNRYPIVQGAPFSMLAPALAIVIVVTAGGAGSGADWQAALVQLQGAIIVAATVQVALGYLGLVGKLRRFLSPVVIAPTIALIGLALFDAPQITGTDQSWWLLGLTLGLILLFSQYLEVKHRAFRLYPVILALVIAWGVAAMLSALGMLGGGHPGYVPLGQVAETQLLLPIHPLQWGMPEVTTAFVIGMIAGVLASIVESIGDYYAVANLTGAAAPSEKRINHGIGMEGLMNVFSGIMGTGGSTSYSENIGAIGMTGVASRYVVQIGAAIMLVVGFVGYFGQLIATIPDPIIGGLFVAMFGQIVAVGISNLKHVDLDSSRNVFIIGFAMFVGLAVPEYMANFEGPLEFRAAIDLAATIAPLLEVDLVAGTALEVWIGAAAQAVADSVFIIGSTGMAVGGLAALLLDNTVPGTREERGLAQWERLTEDDSEFETFWERRLGTGNDRS from the coding sequence ATGACTGCAGACGAGTCAGCCGCGGCCGACGAGGGTTCCGGTCGCGAAATCGAGTACGACATCGACGACCGACCGCCGCTGGACGAATCGGTCGTCCTCGGGATACAACACTACCTCACGATGGTCGGTGCGAACATCGCGGTTCCCCTGCTACTCGCCGGAGCGATGGAGATGCCGTCCGGCATCACGGCGCAGTTCGTCGGCACCTTCTTCGTGGTCTCCGGGATTGCAACGCTCGCCCAGACGACGTTCGGCAACCGGTATCCGATCGTCCAGGGAGCGCCGTTCTCGATGCTTGCCCCCGCGCTCGCCATCGTCATCGTCGTGACCGCCGGCGGCGCGGGTTCCGGTGCCGACTGGCAGGCCGCCCTCGTCCAGTTACAGGGCGCGATCATCGTCGCCGCGACCGTCCAGGTCGCGCTCGGCTACCTCGGACTGGTCGGGAAGCTTCGACGGTTCCTCTCCCCGGTCGTCATCGCGCCGACGATCGCGCTGATCGGTCTGGCGCTGTTCGACGCCCCGCAGATCACCGGCACCGACCAGAGCTGGTGGCTGCTCGGCCTGACGCTCGGGCTCATCCTCCTCTTCTCGCAGTACCTCGAGGTCAAACACAGGGCGTTCCGACTCTATCCCGTAATTCTGGCGCTCGTCATCGCCTGGGGCGTTGCCGCGATGCTCTCCGCGCTAGGGATGCTCGGCGGCGGCCACCCGGGGTACGTCCCTCTCGGACAGGTCGCGGAGACGCAGCTACTTCTGCCGATCCACCCGCTCCAGTGGGGGATGCCCGAGGTGACGACGGCGTTCGTGATCGGGATGATCGCCGGGGTTCTCGCCTCGATCGTCGAGAGCATCGGCGACTACTACGCGGTGGCGAACCTGACCGGCGCCGCGGCGCCCAGCGAGAAGCGAATTAACCACGGAATCGGGATGGAGGGGTTGATGAACGTCTTCTCCGGAATCATGGGGACCGGCGGCTCGACTTCCTACTCGGAGAACATCGGCGCCATCGGAATGACCGGCGTCGCCTCGCGGTACGTCGTCCAGATCGGCGCCGCCATCATGCTGGTCGTCGGCTTCGTCGGCTACTTCGGACAGCTTATCGCGACCATCCCCGACCCGATCATCGGCGGCCTCTTCGTCGCGATGTTCGGCCAGATCGTCGCCGTCGGCATCTCGAACCTGAAACACGTCGATCTCGACTCTTCCCGAAACGTGTTCATCATCGGCTTCGCCATGTTCGTCGGACTCGCCGTCCCCGAGTACATGGCGAACTTCGAGGGGCCGCTCGAGTTCCGCGCAGCGATCGATCTCGCGGCGACGATCGCACCGTTGCTCGAGGTGGATCTCGTCGCGGGAACCGCTCTCGAAGTCTGGATCGGGGCCGCTGCCCAGGCCGTCGCCGACTCGGTCTTCATCATCGGCTCGACGGGAATGGCCGTCGGCGGTCTGGCAGCGCTCCTGCTCGACAACACCGTTCCGGGCACGCGCGAAGAGCGCGGTCTCGCCCAGTGGGAGCGTCTCACCGAGGACGACTCGGAGTTCGAGACCTTCTGGGAGCGCCGGCTCGGGACCGGCAACGACCGCTCGTAG
- a CDS encoding VWA domain-containing protein, whose protein sequence is MVANAGGKKLSSIPFPAIVGQSELKRVLLTVAANDGLDGALIVGEKGTAKSTAVRGLVDLLPTQRAVADCRYGCAPDDSSLQCEDCRERDFEALPIETRPVPLVTLPLGATRDRVVGALSVEDALAGEADFDPGLLARANRGILYVDEVNLLDDHLVDVVLDSAASGVNTVERDGVSVSHPANFTLIGTMNPEEGDLRPQLRDRFALQATVEGCREIDDRVEIIDRALAGDGDADRATDVADVEELRNELVEARDLLSSVALPNEFKEEIAELCLEAGVDGHRGDVATARTATTLAALEGRTTVIESDVYEAATYALPHRLRSTPFEDEPDLEELLEDRFDEESADEEGSEGENDGEGSGESEAEDERDDGDTGNGGGGERRGGDSADDTGSGNGGDESDGSGDGTGAESDDFDGAERPSGGEPSPSRTGGDEGTDSGSDDSGEGSGDDENGGDGEEDDEAQPLIPGQQRAEVAGVGEAKAPDLESPEAENRNASGAGGSRADAAPSVDNRGARVRTEPASGNGPIDAAASVRSAAARGDSRVEKRDLRQSVRTGETSVTIVFAVDASASMRPAMRTAKGVVLDLLRNSYEHRDQVAFVAFAGEDADVLLPPTDNVGLAARHLKELPSGDRTPLPAGLETARTVLERAETDAAVVVLVTDGRANVADGSPTETTRRAARALRRSGTRVVVVDAGDDSRAGLSELVADETDGDLVPLSSLSAETVRAAADRAADERSH, encoded by the coding sequence ATGGTTGCAAACGCCGGGGGCAAAAAACTGTCGTCGATCCCCTTTCCGGCGATCGTCGGGCAGTCAGAACTGAAGCGAGTCCTGTTGACCGTCGCGGCCAACGACGGCCTCGACGGCGCGCTGATCGTCGGCGAGAAGGGAACCGCGAAGTCGACCGCCGTCCGCGGACTCGTCGATCTACTGCCTACCCAGCGGGCCGTCGCGGACTGTCGGTACGGCTGTGCGCCCGACGACTCGAGCCTGCAGTGCGAGGACTGCCGCGAGCGCGACTTCGAAGCGTTGCCGATCGAGACGCGTCCCGTTCCGCTCGTCACCCTCCCCCTGGGGGCGACTCGAGACCGGGTCGTCGGGGCCCTCTCGGTCGAGGACGCGCTGGCCGGCGAGGCCGATTTCGATCCCGGCCTGCTGGCCCGCGCGAACCGCGGAATCCTCTACGTCGACGAGGTCAACCTCCTCGACGACCACCTCGTCGACGTCGTTCTCGATTCGGCCGCGAGCGGCGTCAACACGGTCGAGCGAGACGGGGTGAGCGTCTCCCACCCCGCGAACTTCACGCTGATCGGGACGATGAATCCGGAGGAAGGCGACCTCCGGCCCCAGTTGCGGGATCGGTTCGCCCTCCAGGCGACGGTCGAGGGCTGCCGGGAGATCGACGACCGGGTCGAGATCATCGACCGGGCGCTCGCCGGCGACGGGGACGCCGACCGGGCGACGGACGTCGCCGACGTCGAGGAACTCCGGAACGAGTTGGTCGAGGCTCGCGACCTGCTCTCGAGCGTCGCCCTCCCGAACGAGTTCAAGGAAGAGATCGCCGAACTCTGCCTCGAGGCGGGCGTCGACGGCCACCGCGGCGACGTGGCGACCGCCCGCACCGCGACGACCCTCGCCGCGCTCGAGGGGCGAACGACGGTCATCGAGTCGGACGTCTACGAGGCCGCGACCTACGCGCTCCCCCACCGACTCCGGAGCACGCCGTTCGAGGACGAACCGGACCTCGAGGAGTTGCTCGAGGACCGCTTCGACGAGGAGTCCGCCGACGAGGAGGGTAGCGAAGGTGAGAACGACGGTGAAGGATCCGGCGAGAGCGAGGCCGAAGACGAGCGTGACGACGGTGACACGGGAAACGGGGGCGGCGGCGAGCGCCGCGGCGGTGATTCCGCCGACGATACCGGGTCCGGAAACGGAGGGGACGAATCCGATGGATCGGGCGACGGTACCGGCGCCGAATCGGACGACTTCGACGGCGCCGAACGGCCGTCCGGGGGCGAGCCGTCGCCTTCACGGACGGGTGGAGACGAGGGTACCGACTCCGGTTCCGACGACTCGGGCGAGGGATCAGGCGACGACGAGAACGGCGGAGACGGCGAGGAGGACGACGAAGCCCAGCCGCTGATTCCCGGCCAGCAGCGAGCCGAAGTCGCCGGCGTCGGCGAGGCGAAGGCGCCGGACCTCGAGTCACCGGAAGCCGAAAACCGGAACGCCTCGGGAGCGGGCGGGTCGCGAGCGGACGCGGCACCGAGCGTCGACAACCGCGGCGCTCGCGTCCGAACGGAACCCGCCTCGGGTAACGGCCCCATCGACGCGGCCGCATCGGTTCGCTCGGCCGCGGCTCGCGGTGACTCGCGAGTCGAGAAGCGAGATCTCCGCCAGTCGGTTCGCACCGGCGAGACCTCGGTGACGATCGTCTTCGCCGTCGACGCCAGCGCCTCGATGCGGCCGGCGATGCGCACCGCCAAGGGCGTCGTCCTCGACCTGTTACGGAACAGTTACGAACACCGGGATCAGGTCGCGTTCGTCGCCTTCGCGGGCGAGGACGCCGACGTGCTGTTGCCGCCGACCGACAACGTCGGCCTCGCCGCGCGCCACCTCAAGGAACTCCCGTCGGGCGATCGGACGCCGCTTCCGGCGGGCCTCGAGACCGCGCGAACCGTCCTCGAGCGCGCGGAGACGGACGCCGCGGTCGTCGTCCTCGTGACCGACGGGCGCGCGAACGTGGCCGACGGCAGCCCGACCGAAACGACCCGACGGGCCGCTCGCGCGTTGCGGAGGTCGGGAACGCGCGTGGTGGTCGTCGACGCCGGCGACGACTCCCGCGCCGGGCTCTCCGAACTGGTCGCCGACGAAACCGACGGAGACCTCGTCCCGCTCTCGTCGCTGTCCGCCGAAACGGTGCGCGCCGCTGCCGACCGGGCCGCAGACGAACGGTCGCACTGA